Proteins encoded together in one Sceloporus undulatus isolate JIND9_A2432 ecotype Alabama chromosome 4, SceUnd_v1.1, whole genome shotgun sequence window:
- the MTG2 gene encoding mitochondrial ribosome-associated GTPase 2 isoform X1 encodes MRRFKKIFGFLVLVIVSLQVISDSKAEMLQITVRAWLESQWILANSHIQCSLFSQQVKSWHRNLSTTCSKCSKSRRLGHKRNISEKKLTHYFVDHRKVRVIAGKGGDGISCFHSEPRKIYGGPDGGDGGDGGHIILKVDQQVKSLASLLPLYKGFNGENGGNKNCYGAAGKCIYIKVPIGTMVKEDSEVVADLNQHGEEYVAVYGGAGGKGNRFFLANDNRAPITATQGEPGQERVLSLELKTMAHAGMVGFPNAGKSSLLRAISNAKPAVAPYPFTTLNPHVGIVLYEGYEQVAVADVPGIIKGAHQNRGLGLAFLRHIERCRFLLYVLDLSVSEPWTQLQDLKYELEQYEEGLSKRPHAIIGNKFDLPQSKSNLPLLKEQVEQRVIPLSALTGENLEEFLLHLKELYDNYVKTEELQRCKPMKW; translated from the exons ATGCGCCGCTTTAAGAAGATCTTCGGGTTTCTTGTCCTTGttattgtgtcccttcaagtcatttccgactctaAG gcAGAGATGCTACAAATAACTGTCAGAGCTTGGTTGGAAAGCCAGTGGATTTTGGCAAATTCACATATACAGTGTTCCCTATTTTCACAGCAGGTTAAAAGCTGGCACAGGAATCTTAGCACAACCTGCTCAAAATGTTCGAAGTCTCGGAGACTGGGACATAAaagaaacatttcagaaaagaaaCTG ACTCACTACTTTGTAGATCATCGAAAGGTGCGTGTGATAGCGGGCAAAGGAGGTGATGGTATTAGCTGTTTTCACAGTGAGCCTAGAAAAATATATGGAGGCCCTGATGGTGGAGATGGAGGAGATGGAGGACATATTATACTGAAAG TGGATCAGCAGGTCAAATCCTTGGCTTCTCTTCTACCATTGTATAAAGGTTTCAATGGAGAAAATGGAGGGAATAAAAACTGCTATGGCGCTGCTGGCAAATGTATTTACATTAAG GTTCCCATTGGTACTATGGTTAAGGAAGATAGTGAAGTTGTGGCTGATCTCAACCAGCATGGTGAGGAATATGTTGCAGTCTATGGTGGAGCTGGTGGGAAAGGCAATCGTTTCTTTCTGGCCAATGATAATCGAGCACCAATAACTGCTACTCAGGGAGAACCAGGACAAGAAAGAGTTCTCAGTTTAGAGCTCAAGACGATGGCCCATGCAGGGATG GTGGGTTTTCCTAATGCTGGGAAGTCTTCACTGTTGCGAGCTATCTCCAATGCAAAACCAGCGGTGGCTCCTTACCCCTTCACAACCTTAAATCCACATGTAGGTATTGTCCTCTATGAAGGCTACGAGCAAGTTGCCG TTGCGGATGTTCCTGGAATAATAAAAGGAGCTCATCAAAACAGGGGGCTTGGCTTAGCCTTTCTAAGGCACATAGAACGTTGCCGGTTTCTTCTATATGTGTTGGATCTCTCTGTGTCTGAGCCATGGACTCAGCTGCAAGACTTAAAATATGAACTGGAACAGTATGAAGAAGGCTTGTCAAAGAGACCTCATGCCATCATTGGGAATAAGTTTGATCTTCCACAGTCAAAGAGCAATTTACCTCTCCTTAAGGAGCAAGTAGAACAGAGAGTCATTCCGTTGTCTGCTCTGACAGGAGAAAATCTGGAGGAATTTTTGTTGCATCTTAAAGAACTGTATGATAATTATGTAAAGACAGAAGAACTACAGAGGTGTAAGCCTATGAAGTGGTAG
- the MTG2 gene encoding mitochondrial ribosome-associated GTPase 2 isoform X2 has translation MLQITVRAWLESQWILANSHIQCSLFSQQVKSWHRNLSTTCSKCSKSRRLGHKRNISEKKLTHYFVDHRKVRVIAGKGGDGISCFHSEPRKIYGGPDGGDGGDGGHIILKVDQQVKSLASLLPLYKGFNGENGGNKNCYGAAGKCIYIKVPIGTMVKEDSEVVADLNQHGEEYVAVYGGAGGKGNRFFLANDNRAPITATQGEPGQERVLSLELKTMAHAGMVGFPNAGKSSLLRAISNAKPAVAPYPFTTLNPHVGIVLYEGYEQVAVADVPGIIKGAHQNRGLGLAFLRHIERCRFLLYVLDLSVSEPWTQLQDLKYELEQYEEGLSKRPHAIIGNKFDLPQSKSNLPLLKEQVEQRVIPLSALTGENLEEFLLHLKELYDNYVKTEELQRCKPMKW, from the exons ATGCTACAAATAACTGTCAGAGCTTGGTTGGAAAGCCAGTGGATTTTGGCAAATTCACATATACAGTGTTCCCTATTTTCACAGCAGGTTAAAAGCTGGCACAGGAATCTTAGCACAACCTGCTCAAAATGTTCGAAGTCTCGGAGACTGGGACATAAaagaaacatttcagaaaagaaaCTG ACTCACTACTTTGTAGATCATCGAAAGGTGCGTGTGATAGCGGGCAAAGGAGGTGATGGTATTAGCTGTTTTCACAGTGAGCCTAGAAAAATATATGGAGGCCCTGATGGTGGAGATGGAGGAGATGGAGGACATATTATACTGAAAG TGGATCAGCAGGTCAAATCCTTGGCTTCTCTTCTACCATTGTATAAAGGTTTCAATGGAGAAAATGGAGGGAATAAAAACTGCTATGGCGCTGCTGGCAAATGTATTTACATTAAG GTTCCCATTGGTACTATGGTTAAGGAAGATAGTGAAGTTGTGGCTGATCTCAACCAGCATGGTGAGGAATATGTTGCAGTCTATGGTGGAGCTGGTGGGAAAGGCAATCGTTTCTTTCTGGCCAATGATAATCGAGCACCAATAACTGCTACTCAGGGAGAACCAGGACAAGAAAGAGTTCTCAGTTTAGAGCTCAAGACGATGGCCCATGCAGGGATG GTGGGTTTTCCTAATGCTGGGAAGTCTTCACTGTTGCGAGCTATCTCCAATGCAAAACCAGCGGTGGCTCCTTACCCCTTCACAACCTTAAATCCACATGTAGGTATTGTCCTCTATGAAGGCTACGAGCAAGTTGCCG TTGCGGATGTTCCTGGAATAATAAAAGGAGCTCATCAAAACAGGGGGCTTGGCTTAGCCTTTCTAAGGCACATAGAACGTTGCCGGTTTCTTCTATATGTGTTGGATCTCTCTGTGTCTGAGCCATGGACTCAGCTGCAAGACTTAAAATATGAACTGGAACAGTATGAAGAAGGCTTGTCAAAGAGACCTCATGCCATCATTGGGAATAAGTTTGATCTTCCACAGTCAAAGAGCAATTTACCTCTCCTTAAGGAGCAAGTAGAACAGAGAGTCATTCCGTTGTCTGCTCTGACAGGAGAAAATCTGGAGGAATTTTTGTTGCATCTTAAAGAACTGTATGATAATTATGTAAAGACAGAAGAACTACAGAGGTGTAAGCCTATGAAGTGGTAG
- the MTG2 gene encoding mitochondrial ribosome-associated GTPase 2 isoform X3, with amino-acid sequence MRRFKKIFGFLVLVIVSLQVISDSKQVKSWHRNLSTTCSKCSKSRRLGHKRNISEKKLTHYFVDHRKVRVIAGKGGDGISCFHSEPRKIYGGPDGGDGGDGGHIILKVDQQVKSLASLLPLYKGFNGENGGNKNCYGAAGKCIYIKVPIGTMVKEDSEVVADLNQHGEEYVAVYGGAGGKGNRFFLANDNRAPITATQGEPGQERVLSLELKTMAHAGMVGFPNAGKSSLLRAISNAKPAVAPYPFTTLNPHVGIVLYEGYEQVAVADVPGIIKGAHQNRGLGLAFLRHIERCRFLLYVLDLSVSEPWTQLQDLKYELEQYEEGLSKRPHAIIGNKFDLPQSKSNLPLLKEQVEQRVIPLSALTGENLEEFLLHLKELYDNYVKTEELQRCKPMKW; translated from the exons ATGCGCCGCTTTAAGAAGATCTTCGGGTTTCTTGTCCTTGttattgtgtcccttcaagtcatttccgactctaAG CAGGTTAAAAGCTGGCACAGGAATCTTAGCACAACCTGCTCAAAATGTTCGAAGTCTCGGAGACTGGGACATAAaagaaacatttcagaaaagaaaCTG ACTCACTACTTTGTAGATCATCGAAAGGTGCGTGTGATAGCGGGCAAAGGAGGTGATGGTATTAGCTGTTTTCACAGTGAGCCTAGAAAAATATATGGAGGCCCTGATGGTGGAGATGGAGGAGATGGAGGACATATTATACTGAAAG TGGATCAGCAGGTCAAATCCTTGGCTTCTCTTCTACCATTGTATAAAGGTTTCAATGGAGAAAATGGAGGGAATAAAAACTGCTATGGCGCTGCTGGCAAATGTATTTACATTAAG GTTCCCATTGGTACTATGGTTAAGGAAGATAGTGAAGTTGTGGCTGATCTCAACCAGCATGGTGAGGAATATGTTGCAGTCTATGGTGGAGCTGGTGGGAAAGGCAATCGTTTCTTTCTGGCCAATGATAATCGAGCACCAATAACTGCTACTCAGGGAGAACCAGGACAAGAAAGAGTTCTCAGTTTAGAGCTCAAGACGATGGCCCATGCAGGGATG GTGGGTTTTCCTAATGCTGGGAAGTCTTCACTGTTGCGAGCTATCTCCAATGCAAAACCAGCGGTGGCTCCTTACCCCTTCACAACCTTAAATCCACATGTAGGTATTGTCCTCTATGAAGGCTACGAGCAAGTTGCCG TTGCGGATGTTCCTGGAATAATAAAAGGAGCTCATCAAAACAGGGGGCTTGGCTTAGCCTTTCTAAGGCACATAGAACGTTGCCGGTTTCTTCTATATGTGTTGGATCTCTCTGTGTCTGAGCCATGGACTCAGCTGCAAGACTTAAAATATGAACTGGAACAGTATGAAGAAGGCTTGTCAAAGAGACCTCATGCCATCATTGGGAATAAGTTTGATCTTCCACAGTCAAAGAGCAATTTACCTCTCCTTAAGGAGCAAGTAGAACAGAGAGTCATTCCGTTGTCTGCTCTGACAGGAGAAAATCTGGAGGAATTTTTGTTGCATCTTAAAGAACTGTATGATAATTATGTAAAGACAGAAGAACTACAGAGGTGTAAGCCTATGAAGTGGTAG
- the MTG2 gene encoding mitochondrial ribosome-associated GTPase 2 isoform X4, which produces MRRFKKIFGFLVLVIVSLQVISDSKVKSWHRNLSTTCSKCSKSRRLGHKRNISEKKLTHYFVDHRKVRVIAGKGGDGISCFHSEPRKIYGGPDGGDGGDGGHIILKVDQQVKSLASLLPLYKGFNGENGGNKNCYGAAGKCIYIKVPIGTMVKEDSEVVADLNQHGEEYVAVYGGAGGKGNRFFLANDNRAPITATQGEPGQERVLSLELKTMAHAGMVGFPNAGKSSLLRAISNAKPAVAPYPFTTLNPHVGIVLYEGYEQVAVADVPGIIKGAHQNRGLGLAFLRHIERCRFLLYVLDLSVSEPWTQLQDLKYELEQYEEGLSKRPHAIIGNKFDLPQSKSNLPLLKEQVEQRVIPLSALTGENLEEFLLHLKELYDNYVKTEELQRCKPMKW; this is translated from the exons ATGCGCCGCTTTAAGAAGATCTTCGGGTTTCTTGTCCTTGttattgtgtcccttcaagtcatttccgactctaAG GTTAAAAGCTGGCACAGGAATCTTAGCACAACCTGCTCAAAATGTTCGAAGTCTCGGAGACTGGGACATAAaagaaacatttcagaaaagaaaCTG ACTCACTACTTTGTAGATCATCGAAAGGTGCGTGTGATAGCGGGCAAAGGAGGTGATGGTATTAGCTGTTTTCACAGTGAGCCTAGAAAAATATATGGAGGCCCTGATGGTGGAGATGGAGGAGATGGAGGACATATTATACTGAAAG TGGATCAGCAGGTCAAATCCTTGGCTTCTCTTCTACCATTGTATAAAGGTTTCAATGGAGAAAATGGAGGGAATAAAAACTGCTATGGCGCTGCTGGCAAATGTATTTACATTAAG GTTCCCATTGGTACTATGGTTAAGGAAGATAGTGAAGTTGTGGCTGATCTCAACCAGCATGGTGAGGAATATGTTGCAGTCTATGGTGGAGCTGGTGGGAAAGGCAATCGTTTCTTTCTGGCCAATGATAATCGAGCACCAATAACTGCTACTCAGGGAGAACCAGGACAAGAAAGAGTTCTCAGTTTAGAGCTCAAGACGATGGCCCATGCAGGGATG GTGGGTTTTCCTAATGCTGGGAAGTCTTCACTGTTGCGAGCTATCTCCAATGCAAAACCAGCGGTGGCTCCTTACCCCTTCACAACCTTAAATCCACATGTAGGTATTGTCCTCTATGAAGGCTACGAGCAAGTTGCCG TTGCGGATGTTCCTGGAATAATAAAAGGAGCTCATCAAAACAGGGGGCTTGGCTTAGCCTTTCTAAGGCACATAGAACGTTGCCGGTTTCTTCTATATGTGTTGGATCTCTCTGTGTCTGAGCCATGGACTCAGCTGCAAGACTTAAAATATGAACTGGAACAGTATGAAGAAGGCTTGTCAAAGAGACCTCATGCCATCATTGGGAATAAGTTTGATCTTCCACAGTCAAAGAGCAATTTACCTCTCCTTAAGGAGCAAGTAGAACAGAGAGTCATTCCGTTGTCTGCTCTGACAGGAGAAAATCTGGAGGAATTTTTGTTGCATCTTAAAGAACTGTATGATAATTATGTAAAGACAGAAGAACTACAGAGGTGTAAGCCTATGAAGTGGTAG